A genomic stretch from Acetobacter ascendens includes:
- a CDS encoding response regulator transcription factor yields MNGTADMLKEDADFFSPNGKTVLLVEDDGTIAEEIAAELTARGFKVLHEATGDAGLEAALRLEADVMVVDRLLPGLDGLSVIETMRQQGIRLPALVLSALSAVDDRVTGLKAGGDDYLTKPFAIEELVARIEVLLRRPDDTRSTKLHLGPIDMDLIERRVWRDGREIELLPREFRLLEYLMRRPGQVLTRSMLLEDVWQYRFIPRTNLVDVHIGKLRRKIDGPGEEPLIESIRGTGFRLRVPD; encoded by the coding sequence ATGAATGGAACAGCAGATATGCTCAAGGAAGATGCCGATTTTTTCTCACCCAATGGGAAAACGGTGCTTCTGGTAGAAGATGATGGCACCATAGCCGAAGAAATTGCAGCTGAACTGACAGCCCGCGGTTTTAAGGTGCTGCATGAAGCCACAGGAGATGCCGGGCTGGAAGCTGCCTTACGGCTAGAGGCCGATGTTATGGTGGTGGACCGTCTTTTGCCCGGTCTTGATGGTTTGAGCGTTATAGAAACCATGCGCCAGCAGGGCATACGTCTGCCGGCCCTGGTGCTTTCTGCCCTTTCGGCGGTGGATGATCGGGTAACGGGTCTTAAAGCGGGTGGGGATGATTATCTCACCAAGCCTTTTGCCATAGAAGAACTGGTAGCCCGTATAGAAGTCCTGTTGCGCAGGCCGGATGATACGCGCAGCACCAAGCTGCATCTGGGGCCGATTGATATGGATCTGATAGAACGCCGTGTCTGGCGCGATGGACGGGAAATTGAGCTGCTGCCGCGTGAATTTCGTTTGCTTGAATATCTCATGCGCAGGCCGGGGCAGGTGCTCACACGTTCCATGTTGCTGGAAGATGTGTGGCAGTATCGGTTTATTCCGCGTACCAATCTGGTGGATGTGCATATTGGCAAGTTGCGGCGTAAAATTGATGGGCCGGGAGAGGAACCGTTGATCGAGAGCATTCGCGGAACGGGATTCCGGCTGCGTGTTCCTGACTGA